In Candidatus Krumholzibacteriota bacterium, a single window of DNA contains:
- the glyQ gene encoding glycine--tRNA ligase subunit alpha has product MTFQEIVSALSEFWREEGCLIITPYNSEVGAGTMNPGTFLRVLGPEPWKAAYIEPSKRPKDGRYGENPNRVQQFNQFQVILKPAPENVLPLFIQSLERIGIDRSRHDIRLLEDDWESPTLGASGLGWEVWLDGMEITQFTYFQQAGGIELDPISAEITYGLERICMYIQKVDDIMEIEWGGGVKWGELFRESEKEFSSFHFEAADLDLYFGIFEKYQKEAVKMLERDLILPSYDYVLKCSHIFNILDARGAISVSERTSYIGKIRELARKTAESYIARREHLGYPLIKDPAGLGRKVR; this is encoded by the coding sequence GTGACATTTCAGGAGATCGTATCGGCTTTGAGTGAATTCTGGCGGGAGGAAGGATGCCTGATAATCACGCCGTACAACTCCGAGGTGGGAGCGGGGACGATGAATCCAGGAACATTCCTCAGAGTTCTCGGCCCTGAGCCCTGGAAGGCGGCATATATTGAACCAAGCAAGAGGCCAAAAGACGGAAGATATGGAGAGAATCCCAACAGGGTCCAGCAGTTCAACCAGTTCCAGGTGATCCTCAAGCCGGCGCCGGAGAATGTACTTCCCCTTTTCATACAGAGCCTTGAGCGGATCGGAATAGATCGCTCCCGGCATGATATAAGACTTCTCGAGGATGACTGGGAATCCCCGACCCTGGGCGCGTCGGGACTTGGCTGGGAAGTATGGCTTGACGGGATGGAGATAACGCAGTTCACATATTTTCAGCAGGCCGGTGGAATCGAGCTTGATCCGATATCGGCGGAGATCACCTACGGGCTGGAGCGAATATGTATGTATATCCAGAAAGTAGACGATATAATGGAGATCGAGTGGGGAGGTGGTGTCAAATGGGGAGAATTATTCAGGGAATCGGAGAAGGAATTCAGCTCTTTTCATTTTGAGGCGGCCGATCTCGATCTTTATTTTGGAATATTCGAAAAGTATCAGAAAGAAGCGGTGAAGATGCTGGAGAGGGATCTTATTCTTCCATCGTACGATTATGTCCTGAAATGTTCGCATATATTCAATATCCTCGACGCGAGGGGGGCGATCTCGGTATCGGAACGGACGAGCTATATCGGAAAGATCAGGGAACTTGCCAGAAAGACTGCTGAATCATATATCGCCAGGCGCGAACACCTCGGGTATCCCTTGATAAAGGACCCTGCGGGTTTGGGGAGGAAGGTCAGATGA